Proteins encoded together in one Bradyrhizobium sp. CB82 window:
- a CDS encoding FixH family protein yields the protein MASAVSKPLTGTTVFVILVAFFGVVIGVNVTMMKLAIATLPGTDVDSPYAAGLTYEKEIAAARGQAARKWQVDAKIKRSADGGATVRVEARDAAGRPVTGLTFSGRLERPTDKRADLSVELAEIGIGVYGGSAAAVVPGQWDLVLEGDARGERMFTSRNRVILN from the coding sequence ATGGCATCCGCCGTATCGAAGCCACTGACCGGCACCACGGTCTTCGTCATCCTGGTCGCGTTTTTCGGCGTCGTGATCGGCGTCAACGTCACCATGATGAAGCTTGCGATCGCGACGCTTCCGGGCACCGACGTCGACAGTCCCTATGCCGCCGGTCTCACCTACGAGAAGGAGATCGCTGCGGCGCGGGGTCAGGCGGCACGGAAATGGCAGGTCGACGCGAAGATCAAGCGCAGCGCCGATGGCGGCGCGACGGTACGGGTCGAGGCTCGCGATGCCGCCGGCCGGCCGGTGACTGGCCTCACATTCTCAGGGCGGCTGGAGCGGCCGACCGACAAGCGTGCCGATCTTTCCGTCGAACTCGCCGAGATCGGCATCGGCGTCTATGGCGGCAGCGCGGCGGCGGTCGTACCGGGCCAGTGGGATCTCGTGCTCGAGGGCGATGCGCGCGGCGAGCGCATGTTCACGTCGCGCAATCGCGTGATCCTGAACTGA
- the glgA gene encoding glycogen synthase GlgA, translating into MRVLFVTTEMDDFVRVGGLGAVSAALPRALRPFADIRIMLPGYRDIIEQLTHIQIVGRCPAFAEMPACTLGRAATRDGLPVYVLLCSQLYDRPGNPYGDETGRDWPDNDVRFARFASAAAELATGKLDKNWAADLIHANDWQAALVPAYLAWRGSKLPSILTIHNLAYQGLFTKDAMRRIGAPESAFHIDGIEFYDKLSFLKAGLVYASHLTTVSGTYAREITTTEFGCGLEGLLRIRSEAAELTGILNGIDESWDPRSCAQLAQQFGAGDWAGKRANADYVRKQFGLAVSRGPMFGIVARLVHQKGIDLVLSAADEIIDAGGQIVVTGSGEPALERALIDAHRRRPDAIGVAIGFNDAQARRIFAGSDFTLMPSRFEPCGLSQMYAQRFGSLPIGHQTGGLAETITDGETGFLFSQPSHKSFLGGVRRAFATFMAQERLDSMRRTAMSRSFSWNISAACYSALYRKIASA; encoded by the coding sequence TTGAGGGTCTTGTTCGTCACGACAGAGATGGACGATTTTGTCCGCGTCGGCGGACTTGGTGCCGTTTCTGCGGCCCTCCCGAGAGCGCTCCGCCCCTTCGCCGATATCCGGATCATGCTGCCCGGCTATCGCGATATCATCGAACAACTCACGCATATTCAGATCGTTGGCCGCTGTCCGGCGTTCGCGGAGATGCCTGCATGCACGCTCGGCCGGGCCGCGACGCGCGACGGTCTGCCGGTCTATGTGCTGCTCTGCTCGCAGCTCTACGACCGCCCCGGCAACCCCTATGGCGACGAAACCGGGCGCGACTGGCCAGACAACGACGTCCGCTTTGCGCGTTTTGCGTCGGCAGCCGCTGAGCTTGCAACGGGCAAACTGGACAAGAATTGGGCAGCAGACCTGATCCATGCCAATGACTGGCAGGCCGCGCTCGTGCCGGCCTACCTCGCCTGGCGCGGCTCAAAGCTGCCATCGATACTGACCATCCATAACCTCGCCTATCAGGGCCTCTTCACGAAGGACGCGATGCGGCGGATCGGCGCGCCCGAGAGCGCCTTCCATATCGACGGCATTGAGTTCTACGACAAGCTGTCCTTCCTGAAGGCGGGCCTCGTTTACGCCTCGCACCTGACGACCGTGAGCGGGACGTACGCACGCGAAATCACCACGACCGAATTCGGCTGCGGCCTCGAGGGCCTGTTGCGCATCCGCTCCGAGGCAGCCGAACTCACCGGCATTTTGAACGGCATCGACGAGAGTTGGGACCCCCGCTCTTGCGCGCAGCTTGCACAGCAATTCGGCGCCGGCGACTGGGCCGGCAAGCGGGCGAATGCGGACTACGTCCGCAAGCAGTTCGGGCTCGCGGTGTCACGCGGGCCGATGTTCGGCATCGTCGCGCGTCTCGTGCACCAAAAGGGCATCGATCTCGTGCTGTCGGCCGCAGACGAGATCATCGATGCCGGCGGGCAGATCGTCGTCACCGGCTCCGGCGAGCCGGCGCTCGAGCGGGCGCTGATCGACGCCCATCGCAGGCGGCCCGACGCGATCGGCGTCGCCATAGGCTTCAACGATGCACAGGCGCGGCGCATCTTTGCCGGCAGCGATTTCACGCTGATGCCCTCACGCTTCGAGCCCTGCGGGCTCAGTCAGATGTATGCCCAGCGTTTCGGCTCGCTGCCGATCGGCCACCAGACCGGAGGCCTTGCGGAGACCATCACCGACGGCGAGACCGGCTTCCTGTTCTCACAGCCGTCCCACAAATCCTTCCTCGGCGGGGTTCGTCGGGCCTTTGCGACATTCATGGCCCAGGAGCGTCTCGACTCCATGCGCCGCACCGCCATGTCGCGGTCGTTCAGCTGGAATATCTCCGCGGCCTGTTACAGCGCGCTTTATCGGAAGATCGCGTCGGCATAG
- a CDS encoding cupin domain-containing protein → MFTHLTSSRTVWLGLALAGALVISAQPVFAGECPADKIKPRARQMVDTKPVGVTDVTLGSIDLEKQPAHIEGRELRFRKLTIEPGGIVPWHSHDDRPALIFVQQGEIVEYASNCVDPIVHKAGDLRPEVYGTSHWWKNLGKETVILYVGDVRRDPKDHNM, encoded by the coding sequence ATGTTCACGCATCTCACCTCGTCGCGCACCGTCTGGCTGGGCCTTGCGCTCGCGGGCGCACTCGTGATCTCGGCCCAGCCGGTGTTCGCCGGCGAATGTCCGGCCGACAAGATCAAGCCGCGTGCGCGCCAGATGGTCGACACCAAGCCGGTCGGTGTCACTGACGTCACGCTCGGCTCGATCGACCTCGAAAAGCAGCCCGCCCATATCGAAGGCCGCGAGTTGCGCTTCCGCAAGCTGACCATCGAGCCCGGCGGCATCGTACCCTGGCACAGCCATGACGACCGCCCGGCCCTGATTTTCGTCCAGCAGGGCGAGATCGTCGAATACGCCTCCAACTGCGTCGACCCGATCGTGCATAAGGCCGGCGATCTCCGCCCCGAGGTCTACGGCACCTCGCACTGGTGGAAGAACCTCGGCAAGGAGACCGTCATCCTCTATGTCGGCGATGTCCGCAGGGACCCGAAAGACCACAACATGTGA
- a CDS encoding peroxiredoxin-like family protein — MTSLSAADAERLGLAFQRCRDMEGTLNEQLRAYANAGREIFPAYGAAVDRLVARLAENGGGENAPRPGEAMPPFMLPDENGKLITLPSLLERGPAAVMFFRGHWCPYCRLNVHAVTEAHDRITAMGAQVVAIMPETQEFSETFKAESGALFPVLTDLDNGYALSLNLAIWLGTEIQGLLSYQDMARFHGNGGWILPIPAVFVVGRDGIVKARFVDPDFRRRMEIDDLLVALERASRER; from the coding sequence ATGACGTCCCTTTCAGCAGCCGATGCCGAGCGGCTCGGGCTCGCCTTCCAGCGCTGCCGCGACATGGAGGGCACGCTGAACGAGCAACTGCGGGCTTATGCCAACGCAGGCCGCGAGATCTTTCCGGCCTATGGCGCGGCGGTTGATCGCCTGGTGGCGCGGCTCGCCGAAAACGGTGGCGGAGAAAACGCACCGCGGCCGGGTGAGGCGATGCCGCCCTTCATGCTGCCTGACGAGAACGGCAAGCTGATCACGCTGCCTTCGCTGCTGGAACGCGGCCCGGCCGCCGTGATGTTCTTCCGCGGCCATTGGTGCCCGTACTGCCGGCTGAACGTGCATGCGGTGACCGAGGCGCATGATCGCATCACGGCGATGGGCGCCCAGGTCGTCGCGATCATGCCGGAGACGCAGGAATTTTCGGAGACGTTCAAGGCCGAGTCGGGTGCTTTGTTCCCGGTGCTCACCGATCTCGACAACGGCTATGCGCTGTCGCTCAATCTGGCGATCTGGCTCGGCACCGAGATCCAGGGGCTTCTCTCCTACCAGGACATGGCCAGATTCCATGGCAACGGCGGCTGGATCCTGCCGATCCCCGCGGTCTTCGTCGTCGGTCGCGATGGCATCGTCAAGGCGCGCTTCGTCGATCCCGACTTCCGCAGGCGCATGGAGATCGACGATCTGCTCGTGGCGCTGGAGCGTGCGAGTAGGGAGCGCTGA
- a CDS encoding LysR family transcriptional regulator, whose translation MEMHQVRYFLAVAQTLNFTRAAEECNVTQPSLTRAIKQLEAELGGDLFRRERPAAQLTELGQRMHPLLKQCYEAAAGARSLASSFKSGEIGALRIALTHSVDLALLIPHLNQIKRQFNRLEFRFLRGSSREVGEFLKKGEAELGIAAEIDEAWERLDVWPLFTENFELVIGKGHPLAERSTIEFDDLRSEQLLSRSYCEHSTRIAASLREHGVDVDHSHEISSERDLIELVEADIGVAMMPHTSPVPDGLKRATVAGLDARRTVNLYGVAGRQRTAVASAVMRMLRGADWREIAG comes from the coding sequence ATGGAGATGCACCAAGTCCGCTATTTCCTCGCGGTGGCCCAAACGTTGAACTTCACGCGCGCGGCCGAGGAGTGCAACGTGACGCAGCCCTCGCTGACCCGCGCCATCAAGCAGCTCGAAGCCGAGCTCGGCGGCGATCTGTTCCGGCGCGAACGACCGGCGGCGCAATTGACCGAGCTCGGCCAGCGCATGCATCCGCTGCTCAAGCAGTGCTACGAGGCCGCGGCCGGCGCGCGCTCGCTCGCCTCATCCTTCAAGAGCGGCGAGATCGGCGCGTTGCGCATCGCGCTGACGCATTCGGTCGATCTCGCGCTGCTCATCCCGCATCTCAACCAGATCAAGCGGCAGTTCAACCGGCTCGAATTCCGCTTCCTGCGCGGCTCGAGCCGCGAGGTCGGCGAATTCCTGAAAAAAGGAGAGGCCGAGCTCGGCATCGCCGCCGAGATTGACGAAGCCTGGGAGCGGCTCGACGTCTGGCCGCTGTTCACTGAGAATTTCGAGCTCGTGATCGGCAAAGGTCACCCGCTCGCCGAGCGCAGCACGATCGAATTCGACGATTTGCGCTCCGAGCAGCTGCTCAGCCGGAGCTATTGCGAGCACTCAACGCGCATCGCGGCGAGCCTGCGCGAACACGGCGTCGACGTCGATCACAGCCACGAGATTTCGAGCGAGCGCGACCTGATCGAGCTGGTCGAGGCCGATATCGGCGTCGCCATGATGCCCCACACCTCGCCGGTGCCTGATGGCCTGAAGCGGGCGACTGTCGCCGGGCTCGATGCCCGCCGCACCGTCAATCTCTACGGTGTCGCCGGCCGTCAGCGCACGGCAGTCGCCTCCGCGGTGATGCGCATGCTGCGCGGCGCCGACTGGCGGGAGATCGCGGGGTAG
- the ccoG gene encoding cytochrome c oxidase accessory protein CcoG: MNKAVNPNELQPEGDYGPLYASRKKVYPQSVSGSFRRIKWGLMAFCLGVYYLLPFVRWNRGLGAPNQAVLIDLPNSRFYFFFIELWPQEVYYFTGLLIVAAVALFLMNSIGGRIWCGYLCPQTVWTDLFYAVERLIEGDRRERMKKDASADPMKLERISEIVLKHSIWLLIAWWTGGAWVLYFNDAPTLVKELVTFQGPMIAYIWIGILTATTYLLAGYMREQVCTYMCPWPRIQAALTDEWALNVTYRYDRGEKRTSVKKAAELRALGEQVGDCVDCYQCVAVCPTGIDIRNGPQLECIQCGLCIDACDTVMKKIGRPTRLIAYDNDINIQRRQEGKPPIYRIVRPRTVIYSAMIVAVGGIMLYALLTRSLLDVNVLHDRNPIAVKLSDGSIRNAYTVRLLNKRGFDRVIAIDVDGPVNATVHVVGVDSVTPDRPMIVIGRDQTAELRLLVTAPAEQNPEKSIPVHFHVTDIGLGEVATATDNFVAP; this comes from the coding sequence ATGAACAAGGCTGTGAACCCGAACGAGCTCCAACCGGAAGGCGATTACGGACCGCTCTATGCGTCCCGCAAGAAGGTATACCCCCAGAGCGTCTCAGGCAGCTTCCGCCGGATCAAATGGGGGCTGATGGCATTCTGCCTCGGCGTCTATTACCTGCTGCCCTTCGTGCGCTGGAATCGCGGCCTTGGCGCTCCTAACCAGGCGGTGCTGATCGATCTCCCCAACAGCCGCTTCTATTTCTTCTTCATCGAGCTGTGGCCGCAGGAGGTCTACTATTTCACCGGCCTTCTCATCGTCGCCGCGGTTGCGCTGTTCCTGATGAATTCCATCGGCGGCCGCATCTGGTGCGGCTATCTCTGTCCGCAGACCGTCTGGACCGACCTGTTCTACGCCGTCGAGCGCCTGATCGAGGGCGATCGGCGCGAGCGCATGAAGAAGGATGCCTCGGCCGATCCGATGAAGCTCGAGCGCATCTCGGAGATCGTGCTCAAGCATTCGATCTGGCTCCTGATCGCCTGGTGGACCGGAGGCGCCTGGGTGCTCTACTTCAACGATGCGCCGACGCTGGTGAAGGAACTCGTCACCTTCCAGGGGCCGATGATCGCCTATATCTGGATCGGCATCCTCACCGCGACGACCTATCTGCTCGCCGGCTACATGCGCGAGCAGGTCTGCACCTATATGTGCCCGTGGCCGCGCATCCAGGCCGCGCTCACCGACGAGTGGGCGCTCAACGTCACCTACCGCTATGACCGCGGCGAGAAGCGCACGTCGGTCAAGAAGGCCGCCGAGCTGCGTGCGCTCGGCGAGCAGGTCGGCGACTGCGTCGACTGCTACCAGTGCGTCGCAGTCTGCCCGACCGGCATCGACATCCGCAACGGACCGCAGCTCGAATGCATCCAGTGCGGCCTGTGCATCGACGCCTGCGACACCGTGATGAAGAAGATTGGCCGGCCAACCCGTCTGATCGCCTATGACAACGACATCAACATCCAGCGCCGCCAGGAGGGCAAGCCGCCGATCTATCGCATCGTGCGGCCCCGCACCGTGATCTACAGCGCCATGATCGTGGCCGTCGGCGGCATCATGCTCTACGCGCTCCTGACCCGCAGCCTGCTCGACGTGAACGTGCTGCATGATCGCAACCCGATCGCCGTCAAGCTCAGCGACGGTTCGATCCGCAACGCCTACACCGTGCGGCTGCTCAACAAGCGCGGCTTTGACCGCGTCATCGCGATCGATGTCGACGGGCCCGTGAATGCGACGGTCCATGTCGTCGGCGTCGATTCCGTGACGCCGGACCGGCCGATGATCGTGATCGGTCGCGACCAGACCGCGGAATTGCGGCTGCTCGTGACGGCGCCGGCCGAGCAAAATCCGGAGAAATCGATCCCGGTCCATTTCCACGTCACCGATATCGGGCTCGGCGAGGTCGCAACCGCCACCGACAATTTCGTCGCGCCCTAA
- the ccoP gene encoding cytochrome-c oxidase, cbb3-type subunit III gives MTDHGEIDHVSGKSTTGHEWDGIKELNTPLPRWWLITFYLTIIWAIGYWIVYPAWPLISTNTTGLFGYSTRASLAVELANLEAVRGEKMAALAKASLAEIEKDPALLALARAKGRTVFGDNCAPCHGSGAAGAKGFPNLNDDDWLWGGTLDQIMQTIQYGARSGHAKTHEGQMLAFGKDGVLKPDEIVTVANYVRSLSGLPTRQGYDAAKGEKIFTENCVACHGDGGKGNAELGAPNLTDKIWLYGSDEATLIETISQGRSGVMPAWDGRLDPATLKAMAVYVHSLGGGK, from the coding sequence ATGACCGACCACGGTGAAATCGACCACGTCTCCGGGAAGTCCACGACCGGACATGAGTGGGACGGCATCAAGGAGCTCAACACGCCGCTGCCGCGCTGGTGGTTGATAACCTTCTATCTCACCATCATCTGGGCGATCGGCTACTGGATCGTCTATCCGGCGTGGCCGCTGATCTCGACCAATACCACCGGCCTGTTCGGCTATTCGACGCGCGCAAGCCTCGCGGTGGAGCTTGCCAATCTCGAGGCCGTCCGGGGTGAGAAGATGGCGGCGCTGGCCAAGGCCTCGCTCGCCGAGATCGAAAAGGATCCGGCGCTGCTCGCCCTGGCGCGGGCCAAGGGCAGGACCGTGTTTGGCGACAATTGCGCGCCGTGCCACGGCAGCGGCGCCGCCGGCGCAAAGGGCTTCCCGAACCTCAATGACGACGACTGGCTGTGGGGCGGCACGCTCGACCAGATCATGCAGACTATCCAGTATGGCGCGCGGTCCGGTCACGCCAAGACCCATGAGGGCCAGATGCTCGCCTTCGGCAAGGATGGCGTGCTCAAGCCCGACGAGATCGTCACGGTCGCCAACTACGTCCGCTCGCTCTCGGGCCTGCCGACCCGGCAGGGCTATGACGCGGCCAAGGGTGAAAAGATCTTCACTGAGAATTGCGTCGCCTGCCATGGCGACGGCGGCAAGGGCAATGCCGAGCTCGGCGCGCCGAACCTGACCGACAAGATCTGGCTCTATGGCTCGGACGAGGCGACGTTGATCGAGACCATCAGCCAGGGCCGCTCGGGTGTCATGCCGGCGTGGGACGGACGGCTCGATCCCGCCACCCTCAAGGCGATGGCGGTCTACGTCCACTCGCTTGGCGGCGGCAAGTAA
- a CDS encoding cation-translocating P-type ATPase: MHVSRDFSHYVRAAGEGFQHIDLAVEGVHCAGCMAKIERGLSAIPDVTLARVNLTDRRVALEWKEGTLDPARFIDRLEELGYKAYPYETASAEATEVAESRFLLRCLGVAAFATMNVMMLSIPVWSGNVSDMLPEQRDFFHWLSALIALPAAAYAGQPFFRSAWRALAAKTTNMDVPISIGVILALGMSVVETIHHAEHAYFDAAIMLLTFLLVGRFLDQNMRRRTRAVVGNLAALKAETAAKFIGPDEISQVPVAAINPGDIVLLRPGERCAVDGTVIEGRSEIDQSLITGETLYVTADRGTPVYAGAMNISGTLRVRVSAASEATLLAEITRLLDNALEARSRYRRLADRASRLYAPVVHATALLTILGWVLAGASWHDAIVTGVAVLIITCPCALGLAIPTVQTVASGAMFRSGVLLNAGDAIERLAEADHIIFDKTGTLTLPDLDVVNAAAIPADVLALAGQLALSSHHPVAAAVARSARAKSPIVGAVEEAGQGVRANSDGVEIRLGRPSFCGAEGLVQSGIALDPEASIVAFSRGADKYVFAVRQALRPDAVTVIAALQARNVGLEILSGDREPAVRSAADALGIPEWRAGVTPADKIARIEELKRRGTRVLMVGDGMNDAPALAAAHASMSPISAAHLSQATADLVFLGKPLAPVVTAVDHARKALHLMRQNLWLAIGYNILAVPIAISGVVTPLIAAAAMSGSSILVMLNALRARSASRGITSWKS; encoded by the coding sequence ATGCACGTCTCGCGCGATTTCTCCCATTATGTTCGTGCTGCGGGTGAGGGCTTCCAGCACATCGATCTCGCCGTCGAGGGCGTGCACTGCGCCGGCTGCATGGCAAAGATCGAGCGCGGTCTCTCCGCCATTCCCGACGTGACGCTGGCGCGGGTGAATCTCACGGACCGCCGCGTCGCGCTGGAGTGGAAGGAGGGTACGCTCGATCCCGCGCGCTTCATCGATCGGCTCGAAGAGCTCGGCTACAAGGCCTATCCTTACGAGACCGCGAGCGCGGAGGCGACCGAGGTCGCGGAATCGCGCTTCCTGCTCCGATGTCTCGGCGTTGCGGCCTTCGCCACCATGAACGTGATGATGCTGTCGATCCCGGTCTGGTCCGGCAATGTCAGCGACATGCTGCCCGAGCAGCGCGATTTCTTCCACTGGCTGTCGGCGCTGATCGCGCTGCCGGCCGCGGCCTATGCCGGCCAGCCGTTCTTCCGCTCGGCCTGGCGCGCGCTCGCGGCGAAGACCACCAACATGGACGTCCCGATCTCGATCGGGGTGATCCTCGCGCTCGGAATGTCCGTGGTCGAGACCATCCACCACGCCGAGCACGCCTATTTCGACGCCGCAATCATGTTGCTGACCTTTCTCCTGGTCGGCCGCTTCCTCGACCAGAACATGCGCCGTCGAACGCGTGCGGTCGTCGGCAATCTGGCGGCGCTGAAGGCCGAGACGGCGGCGAAGTTCATAGGGCCCGATGAGATCTCGCAGGTGCCGGTCGCTGCGATCAACCCGGGCGACATCGTGCTGCTGCGGCCCGGGGAACGCTGCGCGGTTGACGGCACCGTGATCGAGGGCCGTTCGGAGATCGACCAGAGCCTGATCACGGGTGAGACGCTTTATGTCACGGCCGACAGGGGCACGCCGGTCTACGCCGGCGCGATGAACATCTCCGGCACGTTGCGGGTGCGGGTCTCGGCCGCGTCGGAAGCGACGCTGCTCGCGGAGATCACGCGCCTGCTCGACAACGCGCTCGAGGCGCGCTCGCGCTATCGGCGGCTCGCCGACCGCGCCTCGCGCCTTTATGCGCCGGTGGTGCATGCCACCGCGCTCCTCACCATCCTCGGCTGGGTGCTGGCCGGCGCAAGCTGGCACGATGCGATCGTCACTGGCGTCGCCGTGCTGATCATCACCTGTCCCTGCGCGCTCGGGCTTGCGATTCCGACGGTGCAGACGGTAGCCTCGGGCGCAATGTTCAGATCCGGCGTGCTGCTCAATGCCGGCGATGCGATCGAGCGGCTGGCGGAAGCCGATCACATCATCTTCGACAAGACCGGCACGCTGACGCTGCCCGATCTCGATGTGGTCAATGCGGCAGCGATCCCTGCCGACGTCCTGGCGCTCGCCGGGCAGCTCGCGCTGTCGAGCCATCATCCGGTGGCCGCCGCGGTGGCGCGGTCCGCCCGTGCCAAATCGCCGATCGTCGGCGCGGTCGAGGAGGCCGGGCAGGGCGTGCGCGCAAACAGCGACGGCGTCGAGATTCGCCTTGGCCGGCCGTCCTTCTGCGGCGCCGAGGGGCTCGTGCAGAGCGGCATCGCTCTCGATCCGGAAGCCTCCATCGTGGCCTTCAGCAGGGGAGCGGACAAGTACGTCTTCGCGGTGCGGCAGGCTCTGCGTCCCGATGCGGTCACGGTGATCGCGGCGCTGCAGGCGCGCAATGTCGGCCTCGAGATCCTCTCCGGCGACCGCGAGCCCGCGGTCAGGTCGGCGGCTGATGCGCTCGGCATTCCCGAGTGGCGCGCCGGTGTGACGCCGGCCGACAAGATCGCACGGATCGAAGAGCTGAAGCGGCGCGGCACGCGCGTCCTGATGGTCGGCGACGGCATGAACGATGCGCCCGCGCTTGCGGCGGCCCACGCCTCGATGTCGCCGATTTCGGCAGCGCATCTCAGCCAGGCGACCGCCGACCTCGTCTTCCTCGGCAAGCCGCTGGCGCCGGTCGTCACCGCCGTCGATCATGCACGCAAGGCGTTGCACCTGATGCGGCAGAATCTCTGGCTCGCGATCGGCTACAACATCCTGGCAGTGCCGATCGCCATCAGCGGCGTCGTCACGCCGTTGATCGCGGCGGCCGCGATGAGCGGATCGTCGATCCTGGTCATGCTGAACGCGCTGCGCGCGCGCAGCGCCTCGCGGGGGATCACATCATGGAAGTCCTGA
- the ccoS gene encoding cbb3-type cytochrome oxidase assembly protein CcoS has protein sequence MEVLIILVPLALGLGLIGLAAFLWSLKSGQYDDLDGAAWRAIADDDPPQETQPDLAQVKR, from the coding sequence ATGGAAGTCCTGATCATCCTCGTCCCTCTGGCGCTGGGGCTCGGGCTTATAGGGCTCGCCGCTTTCCTCTGGTCGCTCAAGAGCGGCCAGTATGACGACCTCGACGGCGCGGCCTGGCGCGCGATCGCCGATGACGATCCGCCGCAGGAGACGCAGCCTGACCTGGCGCAGGTGAAGCGCTAG
- a CDS encoding oxygenase MpaB family protein translates to MVSAKDLETTLDLVRAEADGRVEGIFGPESLTWRIDREAVIFLGAGRALLLQLAHPWVAAAIAEHSRTFADPIGRFHRTFDIVFAMVFGSLDRALASARQLHRRHTMIVGRMPEPVGPFAAGSLYCANDVAALRWVHATLVDTALIVHDLVLPPFSVEEREQYWAESRLFGALFGLTPADLPADWASFAAYTEAMAQSDTLSVSPAAREVATQIMSGGRPWLRPPRWYRALTARLLPERLRVGFDLALEKQDQTAADNALRWIRRVYPRLPHRLRYVGPYQEAQARLRGQPQPDWMTRCLNRAWIGRPHMDERSR, encoded by the coding sequence TTGGTCTCCGCGAAGGATCTGGAAACGACACTTGATCTCGTCAGGGCTGAAGCCGATGGACGTGTCGAAGGCATATTCGGTCCGGAGTCTCTGACCTGGAGGATCGATCGGGAAGCCGTCATCTTTCTGGGCGCCGGCCGCGCCTTACTGCTCCAGCTCGCCCACCCCTGGGTCGCCGCCGCCATCGCCGAACACTCTCGAACCTTTGCTGATCCGATCGGTCGATTCCATCGCACTTTCGACATCGTATTTGCCATGGTGTTCGGCTCGCTCGACAGGGCGCTCGCTTCGGCCCGACAACTCCACCGGCGTCATACGATGATTGTCGGCCGCATGCCCGAACCCGTCGGTCCCTTCGCGGCAGGCTCGCTCTATTGCGCCAACGACGTTGCGGCGCTGCGCTGGGTCCATGCGACGCTGGTCGATACCGCTCTCATCGTGCATGATCTGGTTCTGCCGCCGTTCTCGGTCGAAGAACGCGAGCAGTACTGGGCCGAGAGCCGGCTGTTTGGCGCCTTGTTCGGGCTGACGCCGGCCGACCTTCCGGCGGACTGGGCCTCCTTTGCTGCCTACACCGAGGCGATGGCTCAGTCGGACACGCTCTCCGTCAGCCCGGCGGCGCGCGAGGTCGCCACGCAGATCATGAGCGGGGGACGTCCGTGGTTGCGGCCGCCGCGATGGTATCGGGCGCTGACGGCGAGGCTGTTGCCGGAGCGATTGCGCGTAGGCTTTGATCTCGCTCTTGAGAAACAGGACCAAACGGCTGCGGACAACGCGCTGAGATGGATACGACGCGTCTATCCCCGCTTGCCCCATCGCCTGCGCTATGTCGGTCCGTATCAGGAGGCCCAGGCGCGATTGCGCGGCCAGCCGCAACCCGACTGGATGACGCGATGTCTCAATCGGGCCTGGATCGGCCGGCCGCACATGGACGAGCGCTCGAGATGA
- a CDS encoding MFS transporter: MTDLSARMKPLAMEMSRHSPGAVLRSIIIGLTAFLTVVDLFATQAILPSLTRHYGVTPAAMGFAVNASTFGMATASLVVGFLSPRIDRRRGILLSLTLLAIPTSLLAWAPNLAIFTGLRIIQGLCMASAFTLTLAYLGEQCSAMDAGGAFAAYITGNVASNLIGRLVSAAVADGFGLAWNFYFFAALNLTGAALVYFTIQRVPPMPAMTLTDSPLAAMISHWRNRRLRAAYGIGFCILFAFIGTFTFVNFVLVRPPLSLGMMDLGFVYLVFLPSVITTLIADRAVARIGTRPTIWTALGIAALGLPLMLTTHLANVLAGMVLTGVGTFFAQAAVTGFVGQLALKNDV; encoded by the coding sequence ATGACCGATCTGTCCGCACGCATGAAGCCGCTTGCAATGGAGATGAGCCGGCATTCGCCCGGCGCTGTGCTGCGCTCCATCATCATCGGTTTGACCGCCTTCCTCACAGTGGTCGACCTGTTCGCCACCCAGGCGATCCTCCCCTCACTGACGCGACACTACGGCGTGACGCCGGCGGCCATGGGCTTTGCGGTGAATGCCAGCACTTTCGGCATGGCAACCGCCAGCCTCGTTGTCGGCTTCCTCAGCCCGCGCATCGATCGACGGCGTGGCATCCTGTTGAGCCTGACCTTGCTCGCCATCCCCACCAGCTTGCTCGCGTGGGCGCCCAACCTCGCGATCTTCACAGGCCTGCGCATCATCCAGGGCCTTTGCATGGCCTCCGCTTTCACGCTCACGCTCGCCTATCTCGGCGAACAGTGTAGCGCGATGGACGCTGGAGGCGCGTTCGCCGCCTACATTACCGGTAATGTCGCAAGCAACCTGATTGGCCGGCTGGTTTCTGCGGCGGTCGCCGATGGCTTTGGCCTGGCCTGGAATTTTTATTTCTTCGCTGCGCTGAACCTTACAGGCGCGGCGCTGGTCTATTTCACCATCCAGCGCGTCCCGCCGATGCCAGCCATGACGCTGACAGATTCCCCGCTTGCGGCCATGATCTCGCATTGGCGCAACCGGCGGCTGCGCGCGGCCTATGGAATCGGATTCTGCATCCTGTTCGCCTTCATCGGCACATTCACTTTCGTCAACTTCGTGCTGGTGCGGCCGCCGCTGTCGCTCGGCATGATGGACCTCGGCTTCGTCTACCTGGTCTTCCTGCCCTCGGTCATCACCACCCTGATCGCCGACCGCGCCGTCGCGCGCATCGGAACACGGCCGACCATCTGGACGGCGCTCGGCATTGCCGCGCTCGGCCTGCCTCTGATGTTGACCACGCACCTGGCCAACGTATTGGCCGGGATGGTGCTGACGGGAGTCGGCACCTTCTTCGCCCAGGCGGCCGTGACCGGCTTCGTCGGACAGCTCGCGCTCAAAAACGATGTCTAG